The genome window ATTCTTAATGGTGGGCGTACAGATGATACAGATTGGGTAAAATGCTACCAATGAAGAAATAAGAGCGGAATTAAAAGATTCAACGTTTAACTGGATAAACTTTGCTATACCATTAGAGGGTGAAAAAAAGCTTACAATAGAATGGGATTATACTGCATCACATAAAACTCGCGGTTATATAGTGCAAATGACAAAGGCAGAGTTTACCTTTGAAAATAGACTGAAACACGACGATTTAGAAGAAATTTATAGTGAACTTTCTGATAAATTCCCTTACTGGGATCATACATTAGCTCCTTCTAAAACGATTGAAGTAACTTTTCCGGACAGAGACCCAGGATATTATGTTGTAGAAGTTGATTGGATAGTAGCCGACACACCACGTAAATTTGTTTCATCGTTTATTGTTGAATATAAGGATGAGGTTTCAGCGATAGGTCTTAATACGAATGATGGAGAATGCCTTTAACGTTATTCCTGCGTAGATAAGGGCTTGTTGCATGGATCGGTTTTCTTTCTATTACGCTGTGACTTGATCACGGGATGACAGAGATGGAATCGATCCTTAAACTTATACCTATGCGGAAATGTAACCTAGAACCACGCAACATTGCCTTACTTCCGCAGAGTAGGATTGCTTATGCCTTAAGAAAGCATAATATTTGTAAAAACTATTTTATATAGTAATCAAGAGTGATTTGTGTCAAGTCAAAAATCTAAAAAAAAATAAATATTTATATTGAATAAATTATTATTCTCGTGTCTACTTAGGTGAAGATTCTATACACTGAATATGGTGTCATTTTTTCAAAATAAGCATTATAAATAACGCCTACAACCCCATTAGTACCTATAATGAACACGCTTAAAAAAAACAAATTTCAAATAACTATAAATAATAACCATAACAATTTACTTACTCCTTTCGGTAAAGCTATTCTACGAGATCGATATCTTATGAAAGGTGAGGATTTTCAAGATTTATTTGCAAGAGTTTCTAGTTATTATGCCGAAAATAAACAGCATGCTCAGAAGTTATATGAATATATGAGTAAAATGTGGTTTATGCCGGCAACACCAATCTTAAGTAACGGCGGAACAGATAGGGGGCTTCCTATTTCATGCTTCTTGAATGAGACCGATGACAGCTTAGACGATATAGTAAATTTATGGACGGAAAATGTTTGGCTTGCTGCACGCGGTGGCGGGATTGGAAGTTATTGGGGTAATGTTCGTTCTATTAATGAAGGGATTCGTGATAAAGGTCATTCATCCGGTATTATACCGTTTATTAAAGTAATGGATTCTATGACTCTTGCTATTTCGCAAGGTTCTATTAGACGAGGTTCATCAGCTGTATATCTGCCTATTAATCACCCTGAAATTGAAGAATTTATTGATATAAGACGTCCGACAGGTGGGGATGTTAACCGAAAAGCTCTTAATATTCATCACGGTATAGCTATAACCGATGAATTTATGAAAGCCGTTGAAAACAATACGGATTTTGACCTTATTAGTCCTGCTACCAAAAAAGTTGTAAATAAAGTTAGAGCTAGAGATTTATGGGTTAAATTATTAACTACTAGAATAGAAACGGGCGAGCCTTACTTGTTATTTATCGATAGTGTTAATAAATCCATACCTGAGCATCATAAAAAATTAGGGCTTCAAGTTAAAATGTCCAATCTTTGTAGCGAAATTACATTGCCGACGGGAATTGACCATTTAGGAAAGTCAAGAACTGCCGTTTGCTGCCTTTCTTCTTTAAATTTAGAGTATTATGAAGAGTGGAAAGATGATAAAGAATTTATCCATTCTATTATGTTGTTCCTTGATAATGTTTTAGAAGACTTTATTAATAAAGCACCGGATACTATGGCAAGAGCTAAATATTCGGCTATGCGTGAGCGAAGCGTTGGACTTGGTGTGATGGGATTCCACTCATTTTTACAAATGAAAAAAGTACCTATAGAATCGGTTATGGCAAAAGTTTGGAATAAAAAAATATTTGAATATATATCTGCTGAAGCTGATAAAGCCTCAATAGAAATCGGTAAAGAAAAAGGAGCATGTCCTGATGCTCTAGATGCAGGAAGTAATGAACGATTTAGCAATAAAACTGCAATAGCACCTACCGCATCAATTTCGGTAATAGCAGGTAATGCCTCACCCGGAATAGAGCCGTTTGCCGCTAATAGCTTTGTACAAAAGACTTTAACCGGTTCTTTTAATGTGCGTAACAAACATTTAGAAAAGTTATTAGAAGAGAAAGGATTTAATAATGATCAAGTTTGGTCTTCGATTGCAACACATGAAGGATCAGTACAACATTTAACATTTTTATCCGAAGAAGAAAAACAGGTTTTCAAAACCGCTTACGAAATTGATCAGAATTGGCTAATTGAACTGGCAAGCGATCGTACTCCTTACATTACACAAGCACAATCTTTAAACATCTTTTTACCGGGGAATGTTAGTAAGAAATATTTAAATAATATTCATTTTAAAGCCTGGAAAAAAGGAGTAAAAAGTTTATATTATTGTAGATCGACCTCAATACAGCGAGCCGATAAAGTATCGCATGATGTACTAAAAGCAGATTTTAAAGACTTAGAGAAACAAAACGATAAGTTAGCAGAAGCCAATAACTACGAAGAATGCTTAGCTTGTCAGTAAGTATAATATAACTATGCAAAGATATTTAGATCCAACAAATGATGTAGCATTTAAAAAATTGTTTACGGATAAAACAAGGTTAATAAGCTTTCTTAATAATATTATGAGGCTACCTGAAGAGTTAAGGATTATCGACCTTGAATATATTTCAAACGAACAAGTACCGGATTTAGGGCAGAATAAAAGGAGTATAGTAGACGTTAAAGTTAGAGATAACTCCGGCAATATTTATATTGTTGAGATGCAAAACGGATATGCCGATGCTTTTTTAGCAAGAGTACAATTTTATGCTTCTATAGCTTTTACTTCTCAACTAAAAAGAGGGAAAGAATATGCTGATCTTGCCCCTGTAGTTATGGTAGTAATTACTTCCGGATTTCAGGCATTACCTGAGGAAAAAGAGTGTGTTAGTTATCATCAAACTATTAATGTTGGCAACGGTAAGCATCAACTTAAATGCTTGTCTTACGTATTTGTTGAATTAGACAAATTTACCAAAGAAGCAGATGAGTTAGAAAGCTTAGAAGATGATTGGTTATATATGATGGCTAAATTCGATAGAGCAAAAGAACCCCCGAAACATACAAAAGATGAAATAGTATTATCAGCCTATAAAACTATTGAACAATTTAACTGGAGCGAAGCAGAATATGACAATTATATTAAAGCTATGCTTGCTGCTCAAACGGAAGAGTTAAATCAAAAAAGTAAATATAATGAGGGAAAAGCTGAGGGCATTGAGATTGGGAAAGCTGAAGGTAAGACTGAAGAAAAAATTGAGACAGCAAAAGAAATGCTAAGAGACAATGAGCCTATAGAAAAAATAGTTAAGTATACTAAGCTTTTAAAAGAAGAAATAGAGAAACTAAAAGAATAGAATATGAAACAATACATCGATTTAATGCCACATCAAAAAAGTAAGTATAATGAGGGAAAAGCTGAGGGGAAAGCTGAAATAGCAAGAAAGATGTTAATTAAAGGAGTATTGCTAGAAGATATTATTGAACTTACAGAATTATCTCTAGAAGAAATAGAAAAATTAAAAGAATAAAAATAAAAGAAAATTATGTCATTACTTGATGCAAGTCCAATATATAAACCGTTTTCATACCCATGGGCATATGAAGCTTGGCACACTCAACAAAAAATCCATTGGCTACCGGAAGAAGTACCGCTTGCCGATGATGTTAAGGATTGGAAATATAACTTAACCCCAGGTGAAAAACATTTATTAACGCAAATATTTCGTTTTTTTACTCAAGCAGATATTGAAGTTAATAATTGCTATATGAAGCATTACTCACGAGTATTTAAACCGACTGAAATATTAATGATGTTATCGGCGTTTTCTAATATGGAAACGGTACATATAGCAGCATATTCACATTTACTTGATACGGTAGGTATGCCGGAAGTAGAATATTCAGCATTTCTTAAATATAAGGAAATGAAAGACAAATATGATTATATGCAGCAATTTGGAGTAGATACCAAAGAAGATATAGCAACTACACTCGCAGTATTTGGAGCTTTTACCGAAGGATTACAGCTATTTGCTTCTTTTGCGATTATGCTTAATTTTCCTCGTTTTAATAAAATGAAAGGTATGGGTCAGATTATTGCTTGGTCAGTGCGTGATGAAACACTTCATACTAATTCAATTATTACTCTGTTCAAGACTTTTGTAAGAGAGAATCCTGAAGTTTGGACGGAAACTTTACGTAAACGTATTTATGAAGCTTGTACAACTATTGTGCATTTTGAAGATGCCTTTATTGAACTTGCTTTTGAAGTCGGCGGTATTGAGGGGTTAACGGCATATGAAGTAAGACAATATATTCGTTATATTGCCGATCGTCGTTTAATGCAGCTAGGACTCAAAGATGTATATTTGGTAAATCATAACCCGCTTCCTTGGCTTGATGAAATGCTAAACGGCGTCGAACATACGAACTTTTTTGAAAATAGAGCGACTGAATATTCAAAAGCAGCGACTACCGGTTCATGGGAAGAAGTATTCACTGAGATGGACGCCAAAAGCGGAAGCTAAATAATTACTTAGATAGAACTTGAAAAATTGGTAGACATGTTTCGTAAGTCCTCGGATGCTGAACGTGTTGTGTCGAAGTATACATATTAACAACAAGAATAAAAAAAATTAAAAATACCTAATCTTTATTTTTAAAAATTTTTTAAAATAGATTTAGAATATTTAAAAATTTCGAGTAATTTTATGGCTGTTATAAATAATAAAAACTATCAAAAAGTTGTAGAAAAAGTTTTATCTTCTTCTAAAGCTAATAAAGTATTAAAGAGTGCAATTAAGGACTTATCATCTTCAAAGAGTATAAGTTTAAGAACGATGTTACTCGGAGCAAGGTTTGTTTTAACTAATCCTGTAAATAGTTATAATCTTGTTAAGCTTGCTAAATCCTCTAATATATATCTTGATCCGGAATTTCAAAAATCACTTCTTGAAAAATCTCCAATATGGGAATTTTTAAAAAAACATTCAGATGATTTACCTAAAATAGGTCAAATCTTAGCAAATGCGGGCTTTAGAGAATTTCAAGATAAGAGTGCTTTAGATGAAAAGGGACTCGAAATACTAAAAGAATGTTTTAAAAATGAAAAAGTACTTAAAAAACTTCAAGAAATTGCAGTTGAAGTAAAGCAAGAGCTACCGGATTGGAATAAAGTGACTTCTAGAACTTTAGATATGCTGGTTACCGATAAAAACTTCAAAAAATTCTTTAATGAAAAGAGCGAAGATAT of Rickettsia tillamookensis contains these proteins:
- a CDS encoding Rpn family recombination-promoting nuclease/putative transposase gives rise to the protein MQRYLDPTNDVAFKKLFTDKTRLISFLNNIMRLPEELRIIDLEYISNEQVPDLGQNKRSIVDVKVRDNSGNIYIVEMQNGYADAFLARVQFYASIAFTSQLKRGKEYADLAPVVMVVITSGFQALPEEKECVSYHQTINVGNGKHQLKCLSYVFVELDKFTKEADELESLEDDWLYMMAKFDRAKEPPKHTKDEIVLSAYKTIEQFNWSEAEYDNYIKAMLAAQTEELNQKSKYNEGKAEGIEIGKAEGKTEEKIETAKEMLRDNEPIEKIVKYTKLLKEEIEKLKE
- a CDS encoding lytic polysaccharide monooxygenase encodes the protein MEWDYTASHKTRGYIVQMTKAEFTFENRLKHDDLEEIYSELSDKFPYWDHTLAPSKTIEVTFPDRDPGYYVVEVDWIVADTPRKFVSSFIVEYKDEVSAIGLNTNDGECL
- a CDS encoding ribonucleoside-diphosphate reductase subunit alpha, producing MNTLKKNKFQITINNNHNNLLTPFGKAILRDRYLMKGEDFQDLFARVSSYYAENKQHAQKLYEYMSKMWFMPATPILSNGGTDRGLPISCFLNETDDSLDDIVNLWTENVWLAARGGGIGSYWGNVRSINEGIRDKGHSSGIIPFIKVMDSMTLAISQGSIRRGSSAVYLPINHPEIEEFIDIRRPTGGDVNRKALNIHHGIAITDEFMKAVENNTDFDLISPATKKVVNKVRARDLWVKLLTTRIETGEPYLLFIDSVNKSIPEHHKKLGLQVKMSNLCSEITLPTGIDHLGKSRTAVCCLSSLNLEYYEEWKDDKEFIHSIMLFLDNVLEDFINKAPDTMARAKYSAMRERSVGLGVMGFHSFLQMKKVPIESVMAKVWNKKIFEYISAEADKASIEIGKEKGACPDALDAGSNERFSNKTAIAPTASISVIAGNASPGIEPFAANSFVQKTLTGSFNVRNKHLEKLLEEKGFNNDQVWSSIATHEGSVQHLTFLSEEEKQVFKTAYEIDQNWLIELASDRTPYITQAQSLNIFLPGNVSKKYLNNIHFKAWKKGVKSLYYCRSTSIQRADKVSHDVLKADFKDLEKQNDKLAEANNYEECLACQ
- a CDS encoding ribonucleotide-diphosphate reductase subunit beta produces the protein MSLLDASPIYKPFSYPWAYEAWHTQQKIHWLPEEVPLADDVKDWKYNLTPGEKHLLTQIFRFFTQADIEVNNCYMKHYSRVFKPTEILMMLSAFSNMETVHIAAYSHLLDTVGMPEVEYSAFLKYKEMKDKYDYMQQFGVDTKEDIATTLAVFGAFTEGLQLFASFAIMLNFPRFNKMKGMGQIIAWSVRDETLHTNSIITLFKTFVRENPEVWTETLRKRIYEACTTIVHFEDAFIELAFEVGGIEGLTAYEVRQYIRYIADRRLMQLGLKDVYLVNHNPLPWLDEMLNGVEHTNFFENRATEYSKAATTGSWEEVFTEMDAKSGS